TGATAAGAGTGGTGGGCAGCAGTGTCTTCTCAGGAAAGGATTCTATATCTTCATACTCACCAAAACTGAAATGTGAAAGACATTGGAGAGCTTGCAAATTCCATTCCATACGGCCAGCAATGAGCTTTCTGCAATTCCTGATCTGAAGAGACTGTAGTTTTGCAGGTAAGCCCTCTTCTGGGAATGACTCAAGTTCTGGACAGTTACCAAGTTGCAAAATCTCAAGCGAAGGGAGGAGGGAGTGCATACATTTGGGCAGAGACTTCACATTTGAGCAATTCCATAAACGAAGCAGTGTCAAATCAGGACAAACAGCATTCAAACAACTGCGAGTGAAATTCCCATGAGTTCTCTCATATGCAACAAGGGATTCAAGATTCGGACATTCACTTATTTGGAAACTCTTCAACTTGGAGAACATTTGTAATGGGAAAGACATAAGTGAGCCACAGTTTCTGATTTCGATTTCTTCTAAATTTGTGGAAGGTACACCCATTCGCTCCATTCCCTCAAGTAGGGAGCTTATGGGGTTGAATCCATCAACTCTGAGTCCATGCAGTCCAGAAGGCAATTTAGTTACTAGCACATCACGAGATATGTCATCCAACTTCAAGCTGCAGATAGGCGGTGTCGTTGGAAGTGCAGCTGCGAGCTGTTGACATCTCTCAATCTCAAGGGTTGTTAAAGAAGGAAGATGACTAGGCAAGGCCTTTGATAGGTTAGGACATTCTTTTATGTAAAGCTCTCGGAGAACAGGGAAAGCTCCACCTTCACTAGAAATCCATTCATGCAAATGAGGCATTCTTTCAAACCTTAACTCTTCCAGGTTTCCAAATGGTTTCATGCAACTTCCATAGAACTCAGTACCAATTACAACCACTCCATCGAAAGCTTGGACAACAAGGTATTTTAGAGAGGCTAACTGCCCAAGGGGTGGTAAGCTTGAGCAACGCTTGCATTCACCAAGTGTCAATGACAGGATATTAGAAAAAGAACTGTCCCCCACCCACTCTGGAAATGTTGGACCCCCATAACCAATAATGGAAATGCTTTCCACATTTGTATGGGGTTGTAATTGCTCGAGTACAACTCTTTCATTAGCTGCTGCATCATCAGTATCACCGTGCCATCTCAACTGCAAATGTTCAAGGTGCTTCTTACCCTTCAAATTGGCTGTTAAAGCATCTACAGCATCAACAACATTTTGAAGATTTCAAATTTCTAGTGTTCCTCGAAGATGTTGAAGCTCACCCAACTCTTTAATCCTTGAGCCTGTGTTGATGAATCTAGTTAGAATTCGAAGATTTTTCAAGTTTCCCATCTGTAGTGGCATCTCCTGCAGATTTGTTTCTCTAATATCAAGGTGATGCAAGTTAATTAAGCTTCCCATGTTGGTTGGAAGCTCAGTGAGGTCTTTGCATTGACACAAGATTAAAGTTTCCAAATTGCACAAGCCAATCACAAAATTAGGTAACTTTCTAATCGATGTGCCAAAAAGATCCAAGTACTGCAGGTGCTTCAAGTTGCCAATTGAATTTGGTAACTCGACAAGGTCTTTGCACTCCCGCAAGATTAAGGTTTGCAAATTGTACAGAGCATGGATAATTCTAGGTAAATTTTTCAGTGATGCTTGGAATAAATTCAAATATCGCAAGTGTTTCAATTTGCCAATTGAATCAGGTAACTCTTGTACATAAGAATATTGAGATAGAGATAGTACTCGAAGACGCTTGAGTGTTGGCAGTAAATCATGCATTGCCTCGCTCTCGTTGTGATCAAGCTCCCACGATTGCTCCATGAGTAAGAAAGTGCGTAAAAACTGTTTTTCACAGGTTACCTCAAATTTCTTAAGGTTTCCATGCTTTGCTCTAACATATGATAAATAGCGCGTCTTTTTAGCAAGCTTTAATCCATTGGCATCATCTAACGTATAGCAGAATTCTCCAGATACAAATTTAGCTAAACCATTCATGAGGTCATGCATCACGAAGCAAGATGGATGGCTGCTTGATTGTTGAAAAAACGACCTTGATACGAGATCATTAAAGTACTCATCACCTACTTCTTTCATTTTCTGATTGCCATTGAGTTGGATTAGAAAACCTTCTGCCATCCATAAACGTACCATCTCCTCCTTTCTAAATTCATAATCTTTAGGAAATATTGAGCAATAAGAGAAGCAACGCTTTAGATGTGCAGGGAGATAATGATAACTCAATCTTAGAGCTGGAAGAATGTTGATGTTTTGCAAATCCCACAAATTGCTTCTTAGTATCTTCTCCCACTCCTCCACATCTCTTTTGGACCTTAAGAGACCTGCAAGTGATTTTACAGCTAAAGGCAGGCCTTTGCACTTTCTTACAATTTCTCTGCCAATTTCCTCCAACCCTGGATGTGCACTAGAATCTCCATCATCAAATGCATGTTTTTCGAACAAACACCAGCAATCATCGTCGGTCAATCCCTTCAGATGGTAAGGTGGAACAGTGAAGAGGACTGATGCTACCCTTTCATTCTGTGTTGTGACAATAATCTTACTTCCTTGTGCCCCAAATTTCAATGGCGTGA
This genomic interval from Populus alba chromosome 1, ASM523922v2, whole genome shotgun sequence contains the following:
- the LOC140955259 gene encoding putative disease resistance protein At3g14460; the protein is MARISIIGYGGPTFPEWVGDSSFSNILSLTLGECKRCSSLPPLGQLASLKYLVVQAFDGVVVIGTEFYGSCMKPFGNLEELRFERMPHLHEWISSEGGAFPVLRELYIKECPNLSKALPSHLPSLTTLEIERCQQLAAALPTTPPICSLKLDDISRDVLVTKLPSGLHGLRVDGFNPISSLLEGMERMGVPSTNLEEIEIRNCGSLMSFPLQMFSKLKSFQISECPNLESLVAYERTHGNFTRSCLNAVCPDLTLLRLWNCSNVKSLPKCMHSLLPSLEILQLGNCPELESFPEEGLPAKLQSLQIRNCRKLIAGRMEWNLQALQCLSHFSFGEYEDIESFPEKTLLPTTLITLGIWDLQNLKSLDYEGLQHLTSLTQMRISHCPNLQSIPEEGLPSSLSSLIISQCPLLEQRCLHQGEDWPKISHIPDIDINWDS
- the LOC118027502 gene encoding putative disease resistance RPP13-like protein 1, producing the protein MAGALVGGSFLSAFLQVLFDRMASREFVDFFKGQKLSDELLMKLKITMRSINRLLDDAEEKQITNRDVQMWLDDLKDAVYEADDLLDEIAYEGLRSEIEAGPQTNKIAMLRNLLSSRSPFNKRIVKKKEKLKKILDRLNDLVEQKDVLGLGENIGEKPSLHKTPTTSLVDESGVFGRNNDNKAIVKLLLSDDAHGRSLGVIPIVGMCGVGKTTLGQLVYNNSRVQEWFDLKTWVCVSEEFGVYKITKDILKEFGSKNCDTKTQNQLHLELKEKLMGKKFLLVLDDVWNAEYNDWDILLTPLKFGAQGSKIIVTTQNERVASVLFTVPPYHLKGLTDDDCWCLFEKHAFDDGDSSAHPGLEEIGREIVRKCKGLPLAVKSLAGLLRSKRDVEEWEKILRSNLWDLQNINILPALRLSYHYLPAHLKRCFSYCSIFPKDYEFRKEEMVRLWMAEGFLIQLNGNQKMKEVGDEYFNDLVSRSFFQQSSSHPSCFVMHDLMNGLAKFVSGEFCYTLDDANGLKLAKKTRYLSYVRAKHGNLKKFEVTCEKQFLRTFLLMEQSWELDHNESEAMHDLLPTLKRLRAQGLKSWVSFNIFEEH